Proteins from a genomic interval of bacterium:
- the ptsP gene encoding phosphoenolpyruvate--protein phosphotransferase: protein MRLKEQKIASEVISPGMVSGRLLVVEHKAPDYPKHWLCDSDIEPEKKRFLKAVRECRTQSEQMSHQVSHLESSAVVSAHSLLFEDDLLVNNTLREIENFSINAEWALSRTVSEIRDVFLTLPQGYIRERIHDINFIESSILLKLLKKKPALSQLSPQSRLLAMAHPSPEDIVSLNRQHALGVLTSAVGYNSHTAIMARSLGLPLFNLHAAVLNKLPNNVFVVLDGHKSQVVVNPTAKKMSLYRRAKRQHDTANQKLMRDARKNSVTADGVTVHLLGNVEFDEETRMVERLGGSGIGLFRTEFLFGTGEGDGDEETQYRYYCKLLGHPHLGEITLRTLDMGGDKIFENSPLGDEPNPALGMRAIRLYTKYKNLFEMQVRAILRAYNGKQKLKICFPMVTSAAEFKKLKKDFWQIAEKLKKTRFLAEKNIVLGAMLEVPSLVYEMDFLSREADFISVGSNDLIQYFLAVDRTNENVAYLYNPYHPSIIRVLREIVKKAEEHDLEVTFCGEIATEPRYLFLLLILGYRRFSMYPMAIPRIKNTIRSLNIREDRFLYDKISHFASQNDVEDFLEKTYRQAWA, encoded by the coding sequence CGCCTCAAGGAACAAAAAATAGCCTCCGAAGTTATTAGCCCTGGCATGGTTTCGGGTCGTTTATTGGTGGTTGAACACAAAGCCCCCGATTATCCCAAACATTGGTTGTGTGATAGTGATATTGAACCTGAAAAAAAACGTTTTTTAAAAGCTGTTCGCGAATGCCGTACCCAAAGCGAGCAAATGAGTCATCAAGTATCACATCTTGAATCGTCTGCAGTGGTGTCGGCGCACTCCTTGTTGTTTGAAGATGATTTGTTGGTCAATAATACACTACGTGAAATAGAAAATTTTTCTATCAATGCCGAATGGGCATTATCCCGAACGGTGTCCGAAATTCGTGATGTTTTTTTAACATTGCCTCAAGGTTATATTCGCGAACGTATCCATGATATTAATTTTATTGAAAGTTCTATTCTATTAAAGCTCTTAAAAAAGAAGCCGGCTTTGTCACAACTGTCACCTCAGTCACGTTTGCTGGCTATGGCGCATCCATCACCCGAAGATATTGTTTCGCTAAATCGGCAACATGCATTGGGAGTTTTAACATCGGCGGTGGGTTATAACTCACATACTGCTATTATGGCCCGTTCTTTAGGCCTGCCTCTTTTTAATCTTCATGCTGCCGTGCTTAATAAATTGCCAAATAATGTTTTTGTTGTACTCGATGGTCATAAAAGCCAGGTGGTGGTTAATCCTACGGCTAAAAAGATGAGCTTGTATCGCCGCGCAAAGCGTCAGCACGATACGGCTAATCAAAAACTGATGCGGGATGCCCGTAAAAATTCGGTAACAGCCGATGGTGTAACGGTTCATTTGTTGGGTAATGTGGAATTTGATGAAGAAACACGGATGGTGGAGCGCTTGGGAGGCAGCGGGATTGGTTTATTTAGAACCGAGTTTTTATTTGGTACGGGTGAAGGCGACGGGGATGAAGAAACTCAGTATCGATATTACTGTAAATTATTAGGGCATCCGCATTTGGGTGAGATTACCTTGCGTACGCTAGATATGGGAGGAGACAAGATATTTGAAAATTCTCCTTTGGGCGATGAACCTAATCCTGCACTGGGAATGCGTGCTATCCGTTTATATACAAAATATAAAAATCTATTTGAAATGCAAGTGCGGGCTATTTTACGAGCGTATAATGGAAAACAAAAGTTAAAAATTTGTTTTCCCATGGTTACAAGCGCTGCGGAATTTAAGAAATTAAAAAAGGATTTTTGGCAAATTGCCGAAAAATTAAAAAAGACGCGTTTTTTAGCAGAAAAAAATATTGTGTTGGGTGCTATGCTGGAAGTTCCATCGTTGGTTTATGAAATGGATTTTTTATCGCGTGAGGCCGACTTTATTTCGGTAGGTTCCAACGATTTAATTCAATATTTTTTAGCGGTAGACCGTACCAACGAAAATGTGGCGTATTTATATAACCCTTATCATCCATCTATTATCCGTGTGTTGCGTGAAATTGTAAAAAAGGCCGAAGAACACGATTTGGAAGTAACCTTTTGTGGCGAAATTGCAACCGAGCCCCGTTATCTTTTTCTTCTGCTTATTTTAGGCTATAGACGTTTTAGTATGTACCCCATGGCTATTCCTCGTATTAAAAATACCATCCGTTCTCTTAATATTAGAGAAGACCGCTTTTTGTACGATAAAATCAGTCATTTTGCTTCCCAAAACGATGTTGAGGACTTTTTAGAGAAAACCTATCGTCAGGCTTGGGCATAA
- the metK gene encoding methionine adenosyltransferase yields MSQHYIFSSESVTEGHPDKVADQISDSVLDACLKEDSKSRVACETLVTTGLVCVAGEITTNSYVDVQALVRNVVNDIGYNDSRMGFDSKSCGVIVTLDKQSPDISQGVTEGEGLFKELGAGDQGLMFGYASNETPELMPMPIALAHRLTKKLAEVRKSGLLKFLRPDGKSQVSVRYENGKPVSVDTVVISTQHSEDVTHEKLKEAVIEEVVKKVIPANLFNKSPLFLINPTGRFVVGGPQGDCGLTGRKIIVDSYGGMGRHGGGAFSGKDPTKVDRSACYMARHVAKNIVAAGLADKCEVQVAYAIGYPEPVSLMVETFGTGKVADEKIEAAVREVFSFKPANIISYLQLARPIYQKTSNYGHFGRNEPEFIWETTDAAAKLKAVIK; encoded by the coding sequence ATGTCACAACATTATATTTTTTCATCCGAATCCGTAACCGAAGGCCATCCTGATAAAGTGGCCGATCAAATTTCAGACTCTGTATTGGATGCCTGCTTAAAAGAAGACTCTAAATCTCGTGTAGCCTGTGAAACACTGGTAACCACGGGGCTTGTATGTGTAGCCGGCGAAATTACCACTAACTCTTATGTAGATGTTCAGGCATTAGTGCGCAATGTGGTAAATGATATTGGATACAACGATTCACGCATGGGTTTTGATTCTAAAAGCTGTGGTGTGATTGTAACCCTCGATAAACAATCTCCCGATATTTCTCAGGGTGTGACCGAAGGGGAAGGGCTTTTTAAAGAATTGGGTGCTGGTGATCAAGGGCTTATGTTTGGTTATGCCTCAAATGAAACACCCGAACTGATGCCCATGCCTATTGCCTTAGCGCATCGCCTTACCAAGAAATTGGCCGAAGTTCGTAAAAGTGGTCTTTTAAAGTTTTTACGCCCTGATGGTAAATCGCAGGTTTCGGTTCGTTACGAAAATGGCAAGCCTGTATCTGTGGATACGGTTGTTATTTCTACACAACATTCCGAAGATGTGACGCATGAAAAATTAAAGGAAGCCGTGATTGAAGAAGTGGTTAAGAAGGTTATCCCCGCTAACTTATTTAACAAGTCGCCTCTATTTTTAATTAACCCCACAGGTCGTTTTGTAGTGGGTGGCCCTCAAGGGGATTGCGGTTTAACAGGTCGTAAAATCATTGTGGATAGCTATGGTGGCATGGGACGTCATGGTGGTGGTGCTTTTTCGGGTAAAGATCCTACTAAAGTAGATCGTAGCGCTTGTTACATGGCACGCCATGTGGCCAAAAATATTGTAGCTGCAGGTTTGGCCGATAAATGCGAAGTGCAAGTGGCTTATGCCATTGGTTATCCCGAACCCGTGTCGCTGATGGTGGAAACTTTTGGTACTGGTAAAGTAGCTGATGAAAAAATTGAAGCGGCTGTTCGGGAAGTATTTAGCTTTAAACCGGCAAATATCATTTCTTATTTGCAATTGGCTCGTCCCATTTACCAAAAAACATCCAATTATGGTCACTTTGGCCGTAATGAACCGGAGTTTATTTGGGAAACAACCGATGCTGCTGCCAAATTAAAAGCTGTAATTAAATAA